From Streptomyces sp. Edi4, one genomic window encodes:
- a CDS encoding beta-N-acetylhexosaminidase — protein MRQRQRRTFARLLGSLVLVSAAGLTGIGSSAAPASAAAPRPLGQIVPAPADTSPGGSPYTIGSATRIGVTPGSPEAQRIGAYLADILRPSTGYALPVTTARGNTGIRLLLDAGDADEGTLGDEGYRLTSTQASVTIAANTPAGLFHGVQTLRQLLPAKVEKKTRQTGPWQIAGGSVTDAPRYAYRGAMIDVSRHFFTVAQVERYIDQLALYKINELHLHLSDDQGWRIAIDSWPRLATYGGQTQVGGGKGGYYTKADYRAILDHAASRYMEVVPEIDAPGHINAALASYAELNCDGVAPPLYTGTHVGFSSLCVPKDVTYAFYDDVVREVAAMTPGRYVHIGGDEAQSTSKEDYATFMDRAQPVVRKYGKTVMAWHQIVDATPVPGAVAQYWGTTGDEADVAAAAQAGTRLVMSPANRAYLDMKYDAKTKLGTNWAGYVDVDKSYAWDPDTFVRGVPAGAVLGVEAPIWSETLSTSAQIEYMAFPRLQSIAEIGWSPAATHDWASYKVRLAQQGPRMSALGIGFYRSPLVPWV, from the coding sequence GTGAGACAGAGACAGCGCAGGACATTCGCCCGGCTCCTCGGCTCGCTGGTCCTGGTGTCGGCCGCCGGGCTCACCGGCATCGGATCATCGGCGGCCCCCGCCTCGGCGGCCGCGCCCCGCCCGCTGGGCCAGATCGTGCCCGCCCCCGCCGACACCTCACCCGGCGGCTCCCCCTACACCATCGGCTCCGCCACCCGGATCGGCGTCACCCCCGGCTCGCCCGAGGCCCAGCGGATCGGCGCCTACCTGGCGGACATCCTGCGCCCCTCGACCGGGTACGCCCTGCCCGTCACCACGGCCCGCGGCAACACCGGCATCCGTCTGCTGCTCGACGCCGGCGACGCCGACGAGGGGACCCTGGGCGATGAGGGCTACCGGCTCACCTCCACCCAGGCCTCGGTCACCATCGCGGCCAACACGCCGGCCGGGCTCTTCCACGGCGTACAGACCCTGCGTCAGCTGCTGCCCGCGAAGGTGGAGAAGAAGACCAGGCAGACCGGGCCCTGGCAGATCGCCGGCGGCTCGGTCACCGACGCGCCGCGCTATGCCTACCGGGGCGCGATGATCGACGTCTCGCGGCACTTCTTCACCGTCGCCCAGGTCGAGCGGTACATCGACCAGCTCGCGCTCTACAAGATCAACGAACTGCATCTGCACCTCAGCGACGACCAGGGCTGGCGTATCGCCATCGACTCCTGGCCCAGGCTCGCCACCTACGGCGGCCAGACCCAGGTCGGCGGCGGCAAGGGCGGCTACTACACCAAGGCCGACTACCGGGCGATCCTCGACCACGCCGCCTCGCGCTACATGGAGGTCGTGCCCGAGATCGACGCCCCCGGACACATCAACGCGGCGCTCGCCTCCTACGCCGAGCTGAACTGCGACGGCGTCGCGCCCCCGCTCTACACCGGCACCCACGTCGGCTTCAGCTCGCTGTGCGTGCCCAAGGACGTGACGTACGCCTTCTACGACGACGTGGTGCGCGAGGTCGCCGCCATGACGCCGGGACGCTATGTCCACATCGGCGGCGACGAGGCGCAGTCCACCTCCAAGGAGGACTACGCCACCTTCATGGACCGGGCCCAGCCCGTCGTGCGCAAGTACGGCAAGACGGTGATGGCCTGGCACCAGATCGTCGACGCCACACCGGTGCCGGGGGCGGTCGCCCAGTACTGGGGCACCACCGGTGACGAGGCGGACGTGGCGGCGGCCGCACAAGCCGGCACCCGCCTGGTGATGTCGCCGGCCAACCGCGCCTACCTCGACATGAAGTACGACGCGAAGACGAAGCTGGGCACCAACTGGGCCGGCTACGTCGACGTCGACAAGTCCTACGCCTGGGACCCGGACACCTTCGTGCGCGGCGTGCCCGCCGGCGCCGTGCTCGGCGTGGAGGCCCCGATCTGGTCGGAGACGCTGAGCACCAGCGCCCAGATCGAGTACATGGCCTTCCCCCGGCTCCAGTCGATCGCCGAGATCGGCTGGTCGCCCGCCGCCACGCACGACTGGGCGTCCTACAAGGTGCGCCTCGCGCAGCAGGGCCCCAGGATGTCGGCGCTCGGCATCGGCTTCTACCGCTCGCCGCTGGTGCCCTGGGTCTGA
- a CDS encoding DUF4429 domain-containing protein: MAEIIQKDGTWTFDGSTLRIVPGSDKSVGLLRRTLGEIALPLKALAGIAYEPGRRSGRLRLRLRDGACPLTQVTAGKLPEGSDPYVLTVETRSAAVAEYMVDEVRNALLLDEVPDGPVDAYLLPGPALPMTVGAGDGTVSFDGRTVRLEWTWHTDDKKVAAGPVSLDLDDLTAVHWQPARGLADGHLRFVTTANAPRLAPGSDPLAVELNGFKKDPLMALLASAVVARMPHPGAPQRQLEAAAPARALEAPAAAPAEDHDALLRRLRELGELRQSGVLTEEEFTLAKQAVLKRL; the protein is encoded by the coding sequence ATGGCGGAAATCATCCAGAAGGACGGCACGTGGACGTTCGACGGCTCCACGCTGCGGATCGTGCCGGGCAGCGACAAGTCGGTCGGTCTGCTGCGCAGGACGCTCGGGGAGATAGCACTGCCGCTGAAAGCGCTCGCGGGCATCGCGTACGAGCCGGGGCGCAGGAGCGGGCGGCTCAGGCTGCGCCTGCGGGACGGCGCGTGTCCGTTGACGCAGGTCACCGCGGGCAAGCTGCCCGAAGGCTCGGACCCGTACGTCCTGACGGTGGAGACGCGGTCGGCGGCGGTGGCCGAATACATGGTGGACGAGGTGCGCAACGCGCTGCTGCTCGACGAGGTGCCGGACGGTCCGGTCGACGCCTATCTCCTGCCGGGGCCCGCGCTGCCGATGACGGTGGGCGCGGGGGATGGCACGGTCAGCTTCGACGGGCGCACGGTGCGGCTGGAGTGGACCTGGCACACCGACGACAAGAAGGTCGCGGCCGGGCCGGTCAGTCTGGACCTGGACGACCTCACGGCGGTGCACTGGCAGCCCGCGCGGGGTCTGGCCGACGGCCATCTGCGCTTCGTGACCACGGCGAACGCGCCGCGCCTCGCTCCTGGCAGCGACCCGCTCGCGGTCGAGCTGAACGGCTTCAAGAAGGACCCGCTGATGGCGCTGCTCGCCTCGGCCGTGGTGGCCCGGATGCCCCATCCGGGCGCCCCGCAACGGCAGTTGGAGGCCGCCGCGCCGGCCAGGGCGCTGGAGGCGCCGGCTGCCGCGCCCGCCGAGGACCACGACGCCCTGCTGCGCCGGCTGCGGGAGCTGGGCGAGCTGCGGCAGAGCGGGGTCCTGACGGAGGAGGAGTTCACGCTGGCCAAGCAGGCGGTCCTGAAGCGGCTGTGA
- the glmS gene encoding glutamine--fructose-6-phosphate transaminase (isomerizing), which translates to MCGIVGYIGKRDVAPLLLEGLARLEYRGYDSAGMVVNTPKSGALKMVKAKGRVRDLEARVPKRFAGTTGIAHTRWATHGAPSDVNSHPHLDPENKVAVVHNGIVDNAADLRGKLEAEGVVFASETDTEVITHLIARSPADSLEEKVREALKVIEGTYGIAVMHADFADRIVVARNGSPVILGIGEKEMLVASDVAALIAHTRQVVTLNDGEMATLKADDFRTYTTSGTVTNATPETVEWEAASFDMGGHDTYMHKEMSEQAEAVDRVLRGRIDDQFSTVHLGGLNLDAREARGVRRIKILGCGTSYHAGLIGAGLIEELARIPADAEPASEFRYRNPVVDPDTLYIAVSQSGETYDVLAAVQELKRKGARVLGVVNVVGSAIAREADGGTYVHAGPEVCVVSTKCFTNTVVAFALLALHLGRIRDLSVADGKRIIEGLRKLPGQIEEILAMEPEIEKLAQEYAGAQSMMFIGRVRGYPVALEASLKLKEISYIHAEAYPASELKHGPLALIEPALPTVAIVPDDDLLEKNRAALEEIKARSGRILAVAHQNQEKADHTIVVPKNEDELDPILMGIPLQLFAYHTALAMGRDIDKPRNLAKSVTVE; encoded by the coding sequence ATGTGCGGAATCGTCGGTTATATCGGTAAGCGTGATGTGGCTCCGCTGCTGCTGGAAGGCCTGGCGCGGCTGGAGTACCGGGGTTACGACTCCGCGGGCATGGTCGTCAACACCCCCAAGTCCGGGGCCCTGAAGATGGTCAAGGCCAAGGGTCGCGTCCGCGACCTGGAGGCCCGCGTCCCCAAGCGCTTCGCCGGCACCACGGGCATCGCCCACACCCGCTGGGCCACGCACGGCGCCCCGTCCGACGTGAACTCGCACCCGCACCTCGACCCCGAGAACAAGGTCGCCGTCGTCCACAACGGCATCGTGGACAACGCCGCCGACCTGCGCGGCAAGCTGGAGGCCGAAGGCGTCGTCTTCGCCTCCGAGACCGACACCGAGGTCATCACCCACCTCATCGCCCGCTCCCCGGCCGACTCCCTTGAGGAGAAGGTCCGCGAGGCGCTGAAGGTCATCGAGGGCACCTACGGCATCGCCGTGATGCACGCCGACTTCGCCGACCGCATCGTGGTGGCCCGCAACGGCTCCCCGGTCATCCTGGGCATCGGCGAGAAGGAGATGCTGGTCGCCTCCGACGTGGCCGCGCTCATCGCCCACACCCGCCAGGTCGTCACCCTCAACGACGGCGAGATGGCGACCCTGAAGGCCGACGACTTCCGGACGTACACCACCTCGGGCACGGTCACCAACGCCACCCCCGAGACCGTCGAGTGGGAGGCCGCCTCCTTCGACATGGGCGGCCACGACACGTACATGCACAAGGAGATGAGCGAGCAGGCCGAGGCCGTCGACCGGGTCCTGCGCGGCCGCATCGACGACCAGTTCTCCACCGTTCACCTCGGCGGCCTGAACCTGGACGCCCGCGAAGCGCGCGGGGTGCGCCGGATCAAGATCCTCGGCTGCGGCACCTCCTACCACGCGGGCCTGATCGGCGCCGGCCTCATCGAGGAGCTGGCCCGCATCCCCGCCGACGCCGAGCCGGCCTCGGAGTTCCGCTACCGCAACCCGGTCGTGGACCCCGACACCCTCTACATCGCGGTCTCGCAGTCGGGTGAGACCTACGACGTGCTGGCGGCGGTGCAGGAGCTCAAGCGCAAGGGCGCCCGCGTCCTCGGCGTGGTGAACGTGGTGGGCTCCGCGATCGCCCGCGAGGCCGACGGCGGCACCTACGTGCACGCGGGCCCCGAGGTCTGCGTCGTCTCAACCAAGTGCTTCACCAACACCGTCGTCGCCTTCGCGCTGCTCGCCCTGCACCTCGGCCGCATCCGCGACCTCTCGGTCGCCGACGGCAAGCGGATCATCGAGGGCCTGCGCAAGCTGCCCGGCCAGATCGAGGAGATCCTGGCCATGGAGCCGGAGATCGAGAAGCTGGCCCAGGAGTACGCCGGCGCCCAGTCGATGATGTTCATCGGACGCGTGCGCGGCTACCCCGTCGCCCTCGAGGCCTCCCTGAAGCTCAAGGAGATCTCCTACATCCACGCCGAGGCCTACCCCGCCTCCGAGCTCAAGCACGGCCCGCTCGCGCTCATCGAGCCCGCGCTGCCGACGGTCGCGATCGTCCCCGACGACGACCTCCTGGAGAAGAACCGCGCCGCCCTCGAGGAGATCAAGGCCCGCAGCGGCCGCATCCTCGCGGTCGCGCACCAGAACCAGGAGAAGGCCGACCACACCATCGTCGTGCCGAAGAACGAGGACGAGCTCGACCCGATCCTCATGGGCATCCCGCTCCAGCTCTTCGCGTACCACACGGCGCTCGCGATGGGCCGCGACATCGACAAGCCGCGCAACCTGGCGAAGTCCGTCACGGTCGAGTAG
- a CDS encoding universal stress protein — MAGHEFSEPADRKQVADPTSDLQAATEPRHSCDPAFRHGVVVGFDGSTSSERALAYAIGMARRSGSGLIIVHVANRLPTTVWAGCEPPVFVDVPDHRTEVLGLELACADYLAEVPWILVERGGDICHELEEVGREYAADAIVVGSTHGLVGRIFGSVAGRLARRAQRPVVVIP; from the coding sequence ATGGCCGGTCACGAATTCTCCGAACCAGCGGACCGCAAGCAGGTAGCCGACCCCACGTCGGACCTCCAAGCGGCGACAGAACCACGTCATTCCTGCGATCCCGCATTCCGTCACGGCGTCGTCGTCGGCTTCGACGGCTCGACCTCCAGCGAACGGGCTCTCGCGTACGCCATCGGCATGGCCAGGCGCTCGGGCTCCGGGCTGATCATCGTCCATGTGGCCAACCGGCTGCCCACCACGGTGTGGGCGGGCTGCGAGCCACCGGTCTTCGTGGACGTCCCCGACCACCGCACGGAAGTCCTCGGCCTCGAGCTGGCCTGCGCCGACTACCTCGCGGAGGTTCCCTGGATCCTGGTGGAGCGCGGCGGGGACATCTGCCACGAACTGGAAGAAGTCGGTCGGGAGTACGCGGCGGACGCGATCGTGGTCGGCTCCACGCACGGCCTGGTCGGGCGGATCTTCGGCTCGGTCGCGGGGCGCCTCGCCCGGCGCGCCCAGCGCCCCGTCGTCGTCATTCCGTAA
- a CDS encoding helix-turn-helix domain-containing protein: MSQDSAAASPETARKLAGRRRREVVAVLLFSGGPIFESSIPLSVFGIDRQDAGVPRYRLLVCAGEEGPLRTTGGLELTAPYGLEAISRAGTVVVPAWRSITSPPPAAALEALRRAHEEGARIVGLCTGAFVLAAAGLLDGRPATTHWMYAPTLAKRYPSVHVDPRELFVDDGDVLTSAGTAAGIDLCLHIVRTDHGSEAAGALARRLVVPPRRSGGQERYLDRSLPEEIGSDPLAEVVAWALEHLHEQFDVETLAARAYMSRRTFDRRFRSLTGSAPLQWLITQRVLQAQRLLETSDYSVDEVAGRCGFRSPVALRGHFRRQLGSSPASYRAAYRARRPQPEPNGGPVAVALPAPVPETVPPQALPQVRRTAAASAVMGPSATSHTGPEPGKPSSDLYASGYAGGRPSLPGQRSAP; this comes from the coding sequence ATGAGCCAGGACTCCGCTGCCGCATCACCGGAGACCGCAAGGAAGCTGGCCGGCCGCCGACGCCGGGAGGTTGTCGCCGTACTGCTGTTCAGCGGCGGCCCTATCTTCGAAAGTTCCATTCCGCTCTCCGTGTTCGGGATCGACCGACAGGACGCGGGAGTACCGCGTTACAGGCTGCTGGTGTGTGCCGGTGAGGAAGGACCCCTGCGGACCACAGGGGGACTCGAACTCACCGCGCCCTACGGCCTGGAAGCCATCAGCAGGGCGGGAACGGTGGTGGTGCCCGCGTGGCGTTCCATCACCTCGCCGCCCCCCGCCGCCGCGCTCGAAGCGCTGCGCCGGGCACACGAGGAAGGGGCAAGGATCGTCGGGCTGTGCACCGGCGCGTTCGTGCTCGCCGCGGCCGGTCTGCTCGACGGCCGCCCGGCGACGACGCACTGGATGTACGCGCCGACACTGGCCAAGCGGTATCCATCGGTCCATGTGGACCCGAGGGAGCTCTTCGTCGACGACGGGGACGTGCTCACCTCGGCCGGGACCGCGGCCGGAATCGACCTCTGCCTGCACATCGTGCGGACGGACCACGGCAGTGAGGCGGCCGGAGCACTGGCCCGCCGGCTCGTCGTGCCGCCGCGCCGCAGTGGCGGGCAGGAGCGCTATCTGGACAGGTCTTTACCAGAGGAGATCGGCTCCGACCCGCTGGCCGAGGTCGTCGCCTGGGCGCTGGAACACCTCCACGAGCAGTTCGACGTGGAGACCCTGGCCGCACGGGCGTACATGAGCCGCCGTACCTTCGACCGCCGGTTCCGCTCGCTGACCGGGTCGGCCCCGCTCCAGTGGCTGATCACTCAGCGGGTGCTCCAGGCCCAGCGTCTCCTGGAGACGTCGGACTACTCGGTGGACGAGGTCGCGGGCCGCTGCGGCTTCCGTTCGCCGGTCGCGCTGCGCGGGCACTTCCGCCGCCAGCTCGGCTCGTCCCCGGCCTCCTACCGGGCGGCCTACCGGGCGAGGCGTCCCCAGCCGGAACCGAACGGAGGTCCCGTCGCGGTGGCCCTGCCGGCCCCCGTGCCGGAGACCGTGCCGCCCCAGGCGCTTCCCCAGGTCCGGCGGACGGCGGCGGCCAGCGCGGTGATGGGTCCTTCCGCCACCTCGCACACCGGGCCGGAGCCGGGAAAACCCAGCTCCGATCTGTACGCCTCCGGTTACGCCGGTGGCCGTCCGAGTCTGCCCGGCCAGCGGAGCGCCCCGTAG
- the orn gene encoding oligoribonuclease, translating into MNDRMVWIDCEMTGLSLADDALIEVAALVTDSELNVLGEGVDIVIRPPDAALETMPEVVRTMHTASGLLDELAGGTTLADAEEQVLAYVREHVKEPGRAPLCGNSVGTDRGFLLRDMPSLESHLHYRIVDVSSVKELARRWYPRAYFNSPDKNGNHRALADIRESIAELRYYREAVFVPQPGPDSDTAKAIAAKYVLPAQ; encoded by the coding sequence ATGAACGACCGCATGGTGTGGATCGACTGCGAGATGACCGGGCTCTCGCTGGCGGACGACGCACTCATCGAGGTGGCCGCGCTGGTCACCGACTCGGAGCTGAACGTACTGGGCGAAGGGGTGGACATCGTGATCCGTCCCCCCGACGCCGCGCTGGAGACCATGCCGGAGGTGGTGCGCACCATGCACACCGCCTCCGGGCTCCTCGACGAGCTGGCCGGCGGCACCACGCTGGCCGACGCCGAGGAGCAGGTCCTGGCGTATGTACGTGAACACGTCAAGGAGCCGGGCAGGGCGCCGCTCTGCGGGAACTCGGTCGGCACCGACCGGGGCTTCCTGCTGCGGGACATGCCGAGCCTGGAGTCCCACCTCCACTACCGGATCGTGGACGTCTCCTCCGTGAAGGAGCTCGCCCGCCGCTGGTATCCGCGGGCGTACTTCAACAGCCCGGACAAGAACGGCAACCACCGGGCGCTTGCGGACATCCGCGAATCCATCGCGGAGCTCCGCTACTACCGCGAGGCGGTCTTCGTCCCGCAGCCCGGCCCGGATTCCGACACCGCGAAGGCCATCGCGGCGAAGTACGTCCTGCCCGCGCAGTAG
- a CDS encoding LacI family DNA-binding transcriptional regulator has product MATARTARGRGAGRPTLEEVAARAGVGRGTVSRVINGSPRVSEDTRAAVEAAVAELGYVPNRAARALAANRADAIALVVPEPEARFFAEPYFSDIVRGVGAALAGTEMQLLLTLVGDDRERRRLAQYLGAHRVDGVLLVSVHADDPLPELLAQLGIPVVISGRRREDEPLASVDSDNFEGARGAVAHLVARGRRGIATIAGPQDVYGARRRLDGYRAALADAGLRECVAHADFTEEGGRRAMTELLSRAPDLDAVFAASDVMASGARQILREAGRRVPEDTALVGFDDSSIARHMDPPLTSVRQPIEDMGRAMAELLLTQLTPTPEPARRSVVLPTELVVRGSS; this is encoded by the coding sequence GTGGCGACAGCTCGTACGGCCAGGGGCCGGGGCGCGGGGCGGCCCACGCTCGAAGAAGTGGCGGCAAGGGCCGGGGTCGGCCGGGGCACGGTGTCCCGGGTGATCAACGGCTCGCCGCGGGTCAGCGAGGACACCCGCGCCGCCGTGGAGGCCGCCGTCGCCGAGCTGGGCTACGTACCCAACCGGGCGGCCCGCGCGCTGGCCGCCAACCGCGCCGACGCGATCGCGCTGGTCGTCCCCGAGCCCGAGGCCCGCTTCTTCGCCGAGCCGTACTTCTCCGACATCGTGCGCGGGGTGGGCGCGGCGCTCGCCGGCACCGAGATGCAGCTGCTGCTGACCCTGGTCGGCGACGATCGCGAACGCCGCCGCCTGGCCCAGTACCTGGGCGCCCACCGGGTGGACGGGGTGCTGCTCGTCTCCGTCCACGCCGACGATCCGCTGCCCGAACTCCTGGCCCAGCTCGGCATCCCCGTGGTCATCAGCGGCCGCCGCCGCGAGGACGAACCCCTCGCCTCGGTCGACTCCGACAACTTCGAGGGGGCACGCGGCGCGGTGGCCCACCTCGTCGCCCGGGGCCGGCGCGGCATAGCCACGATCGCGGGCCCGCAGGACGTGTACGGGGCCCGTCGCCGCCTGGACGGCTACCGGGCCGCGCTCGCGGACGCGGGCCTGCGCGAGTGCGTCGCCCACGCCGACTTCACCGAGGAGGGCGGGCGCCGCGCGATGACCGAACTCCTCAGCCGCGCCCCGGACCTGGACGCCGTGTTCGCCGCGTCCGACGTGATGGCCTCCGGCGCCCGCCAGATCCTGCGCGAGGCCGGCCGCCGCGTCCCCGAGGACACGGCCCTGGTCGGCTTCGACGACTCCTCGATCGCCCGCCACATGGACCCGCCCCTGACGAGCGTGCGCCAGCCGATCGAAGACATGGGCCGCGCGATGGCCGAACTCCTCCTGACCCAGCTGACCCCCACCCCCGAACCGGCCCGCCGCAGCGTGGTGCTGCCCACGGAACTCGTGGTGCGGGGGTCGTCGTGA
- a CDS encoding ABC transporter substrate-binding protein, which yields MRTRTRMSRRLAALAAVAALGTGLLTGCADDGKQASDGPTAGGGGGGGAKTTLTVGVFGAFGLKEAGLYDAYMKLHPDIEIKQTSIERNENYYPQLLTHLGSGSGLADIQAVEVSNIAEITATQSGKLEDLSKAPGVNKGDFLPWKWSEATTKDNRTVGLGTDTGPTGICYRKDLFAKAGLPTDRDAVGKLWAGDWNKYLEAGRQFRAKVPSGPAFVDSASGVLNSITGSSAVRYYDTDGKVVYKSNPAIKEAWTTATAFAADGLTAKLQQFQPTWDQGFANATFATVSCPAWMLGYIQDKAGAPGKDQWDVAAAPKPSNWGGSFLTVPSAGKHKAEAAKLAAWLTAPAQQATLFEKRGSFPSAKAAYALPAVADAKHAYFGGAPIGQIFAKAAEGTPVQILGPKDQIIQQNLTDIGMLQVEQKGKTPQQGWDAAVKAIDNALDQ from the coding sequence ATGCGCACGCGTACACGTATGTCCAGACGCCTCGCCGCGCTCGCGGCCGTGGCCGCCCTCGGCACCGGGCTGCTCACCGGGTGCGCCGACGACGGCAAGCAGGCGAGCGACGGCCCCACGGCGGGCGGCGGGGGCGGGGGCGGCGCGAAGACCACCCTCACCGTCGGTGTCTTCGGCGCGTTCGGCCTGAAGGAGGCCGGCCTCTACGACGCGTACATGAAGCTCCACCCCGACATCGAGATCAAGCAGACCTCGATCGAGCGGAACGAGAACTACTACCCCCAGCTGCTCACCCACCTCGGTTCCGGCAGCGGCCTGGCCGACATCCAGGCCGTCGAGGTCAGCAACATCGCCGAGATCACCGCCACCCAGAGCGGCAAGCTGGAGGACCTGTCCAAGGCGCCCGGCGTGAACAAGGGCGACTTCCTGCCGTGGAAGTGGTCCGAGGCCACCACCAAGGACAACAGGACGGTGGGGCTCGGCACCGACACCGGCCCCACCGGCATCTGCTACCGCAAGGACCTGTTCGCCAAGGCCGGGCTGCCCACCGACCGCGACGCCGTGGGCAAGCTGTGGGCGGGCGACTGGAACAAGTACCTGGAGGCGGGGCGCCAGTTCAGGGCGAAGGTCCCCTCGGGCCCGGCCTTCGTGGACTCCGCGTCGGGCGTACTGAACTCGATCACCGGGTCCAGCGCCGTCCGTTATTACGACACCGACGGCAAAGTCGTCTACAAGTCGAACCCGGCCATCAAGGAGGCCTGGACCACCGCGACCGCGTTCGCCGCCGACGGGCTCACCGCCAAGCTCCAGCAGTTCCAGCCCACCTGGGACCAGGGCTTCGCCAACGCCACCTTCGCCACCGTCTCCTGCCCGGCCTGGATGCTCGGCTACATCCAGGACAAGGCGGGCGCCCCGGGCAAGGACCAGTGGGACGTGGCCGCCGCCCCCAAGCCGTCCAACTGGGGCGGCTCCTTCCTGACCGTGCCCTCGGCCGGCAAGCACAAGGCGGAGGCCGCCAAGCTCGCCGCGTGGCTGACCGCCCCCGCCCAGCAGGCCACCCTGTTCGAAAAGCGCGGCAGCTTCCCGAGCGCCAAGGCCGCCTACGCGCTGCCCGCCGTCGCCGACGCCAAGCACGCCTACTTCGGCGGCGCGCCCATCGGACAGATCTTCGCGAAGGCCGCCGAGGGCACCCCGGTGCAGATCCTCGGCCCCAAGGACCAGATCATCCAGCAGAACCTCACCGACATCGGCATGCTCCAGGTCGAGCAGAAGGGCAAGACGCCGCAGCAGGGCTGGGACGCCGCCGTGAAGGCGATCGACAACGCCCTGGACCAGTGA
- a CDS encoding sugar ABC transporter permease, with translation MASDTTAAVPSPTPGQESTAPGRADADERRSRRYRRDTRWSPYAFIAPFFVFFAVFGLFPLLYTGWASLHQVELTAPNDMTWVGLRNFSRLLSDDFFWNALRNTFTIGLLSTVPQLLIALGVAHLLNYKLRGSMFFRVAVLTPYATSVAAATLVFVLLFGRDYGMINWALGLVGFGHVDWQNGTWTSQLAVSTIVVWRWTGYNALIYLAAMQAVPADLYESAALDGASRWQQFRHVTIPSLRPTILFTAVVSTIGATQLFGEPLLFNGAAGATGGSDHQFQTLGLYLYEQGWVNLHLGRASAIAWAMFLILLLIGAVNWLVSRKLRKGMTS, from the coding sequence ATGGCGAGCGACACCACGGCCGCCGTGCCCTCCCCCACCCCCGGGCAGGAGAGCACGGCCCCCGGCCGGGCCGACGCCGACGAGCGCCGCAGCCGCCGCTACCGGCGCGACACGCGCTGGAGTCCCTACGCGTTCATCGCGCCCTTCTTCGTCTTCTTCGCCGTCTTCGGCCTCTTCCCGCTCCTCTACACCGGCTGGGCCTCGCTGCACCAGGTCGAGCTGACCGCGCCGAACGACATGACGTGGGTGGGCCTGCGCAACTTCTCACGGCTGCTGTCCGACGACTTCTTCTGGAACGCGCTGCGCAACACCTTCACCATCGGCCTCCTGTCCACCGTGCCGCAGCTGCTCATCGCGCTCGGCGTCGCGCATCTGCTCAACTACAAGCTGCGCGGCTCGATGTTCTTCCGGGTCGCCGTCCTCACCCCGTACGCCACCAGCGTGGCGGCGGCGACCCTGGTGTTCGTGCTGCTCTTCGGGCGCGACTACGGAATGATCAACTGGGCGCTCGGGCTCGTCGGGTTCGGCCACGTGGACTGGCAGAACGGCACCTGGACCTCCCAGCTCGCCGTCTCCACCATCGTCGTCTGGCGCTGGACCGGCTACAACGCGCTGATCTACCTCGCCGCGATGCAGGCCGTGCCCGCCGATCTGTACGAGTCCGCCGCCCTCGACGGCGCCTCGCGCTGGCAGCAGTTCCGCCATGTGACGATCCCGTCCCTGCGGCCGACGATCCTGTTCACCGCGGTCGTCTCCACCATCGGCGCGACCCAGCTGTTCGGCGAGCCGCTGCTCTTCAACGGGGCGGCGGGCGCCACCGGCGGCTCGGACCACCAGTTCCAGACGCTCGGCCTGTATCTGTACGAACAGGGCTGGGTGAACCTGCACCTGGGCCGGGCCTCGGCGATCGCCTGGGCGATGTTCCTGATCCTGCTCCTCATCGGCGCGGTGAACTGGCTCGTCTCCCGCAAACTGCGTAAGGGGATGACCAGTTGA